The genomic window CCATCTTCCAGGAAAAATCCGTGACCGACACTTTTGTAACCGACGCAATCCTTGACCACCAGGTACTGGGTTCCGTGGACCGTGATCCAGCGGTTATGACTGTCCCAGACCGAGAGCCCCGTCAGACTGCTGCCACGCATGGAATCGCCGACAAGGTGATAGTGGATGGGGTATTTTCCGAGCGTGTCTTTTTTCCCCAGATGACGAAACTCGGCATAGCTGATGCTGCCCTTGGAATCAGCGTGATACATCGTGTGTCCGCGAATCCCTTCCGGGTCGGCTGACTCGACAATCACGTTACGGGAAAGGTTAGCCACTTCGGCCCGATATTCACCACTTCCCAGATGATCAAACTCCAGCGGTTTGTCGAAGCTGACGATCTGCCACTTCGAATCAAAGCCGCCCCAGTGCCGCATTTTGGTGATGACTCTTTCTTCCGTCGTGGGATTATCTGCGACACTGTTATCGTCGCCTGATTTTCGGTGCCGGGTGCCGATGTAGCCAAACTGTCTGGTGGTGCCCGAAAGAATGATGCGGTCTCCGACTTTCCAGCCGGGAAGGGGATACGGCATCACGACCCGCGCTTCACCCACTTTGGCAGTCTGATAAGGGAGCTTGACCCAGGTACGTTCCAGGGGAGCACCATGAATATCCATGCGACCGCCGCAGCAAATGATGGCCGGGCAGGTCTCTTTGTTCATGCCCTCAATGTAGTGCAGGCGGATGAGAGCCGTATGTTTCGCGGGGATGGGGGAATCAGGACGTCCCACTTCGAGGGTGGGGGCAGGACGCGCGAACGAAAATGCGTTCTTCGCGTTTTTTCCGTCCGACTCAACGACCATCTGACAATCAAAGCCTTCTTCACAGTAGTGATCGAGGTCTTCGATCCGAATCAGCCCGACTTCGAGTCGGGTATTGCGATCGGAAGCGAATTTGAGTGTTCCCGAGATCTGGATACCACGAATGACGTCTTTCGAATCCACATCATAGACGATCTGGTGATCACGCTGAATTAAGACCTGGGCACCCGCGCCAGGGACTTTGCCTCCCTGCCAGGTTTCAGCGGAAGACCATGGTCCGCTTTGAGCGGAATGAATGACTTTCATTTCTGCATGGTTATGCGTTTCATGTGCCAGCAGGGGCGAAGCTCCGATGACCAGACAGGTAAGTCCAGCGAGGAAATGCACGAGCAGATTTGATGGGAAATGATGCATGGAATCTCTTCTTAAAACGAATTGATAATTTTGGCTATATCCGGCTGCTGTAAGCAGGTTGTGTTATTCATCCAGTTGGTCAGCATCCTGCGTTTTACGCCTGCGGACCGGTCGTTTCGTCAATTGAACATTTTCGAGTTCGATCGGTGTCAACTGGTTATTTCCTTCTTCGACGGTAATGGTGATCTCTGAATCCTGGGGGATCGAATATTTTTTCCCCAGTTTGTTCCAGGGTTTGTCGGAATTCGGATTGTCGAACCAGAGGATCCCCACTTGATACTCGCCTGCGGGGGCGCCGTCGCCGTGCTGATAGGTGGTGAGCTGAAAATGCCCCTGTTCATTCACCTTGGCCCGTGGTCTGGTGCCCCGTGAATCAAATTCCTCGCCATCGGCAGGATAGAACACCATGACTGCTCCCGATGCCGGTTCTCCGTTGATGGTCAATATTCCCTCTACCGTCTGCAAATCAGGCCGCGGATCTTGATTTCCACAACCAGAGAACAGCAACAGG from Gimesia sp. includes these protein-coding regions:
- a CDS encoding G8 domain-containing protein, with amino-acid sequence MHHFPSNLLVHFLAGLTCLVIGASPLLAHETHNHAEMKVIHSAQSGPWSSAETWQGGKVPGAGAQVLIQRDHQIVYDVDSKDVIRGIQISGTLKFASDRNTRLEVGLIRIEDLDHYCEEGFDCQMVVESDGKNAKNAFSFARPAPTLEVGRPDSPIPAKHTALIRLHYIEGMNKETCPAIICCGGRMDIHGAPLERTWVKLPYQTAKVGEARVVMPYPLPGWKVGDRIILSGTTRQFGYIGTRHRKSGDDNSVADNPTTEERVITKMRHWGGFDSKWQIVSFDKPLEFDHLGSGEYRAEVANLSRNVIVESADPEGIRGHTMYHADSKGSISYAEFRHLGKKDTLGKYPIHYHLVGDSMRGSSLTGLSVWDSHNRWITVHGTQYLVVKDCVGYKSVGHGFFLEDGTEVYNIFDRNLAVQALGGKPLPKQVLPYDLNLGSGFWWANSLNTFTRNVAAECDEDGFRFEVVERKDFNPTLPILQKDGSMKEVDIRTLPFVRFDGNEAHCQRLFAINLGGFAGGRFNKEDSDVEGIGPDYQHPFLMRNTKVWDSHWAFHCGTPCVRIEDFDLHDCAYGLWRCVMHRHEYRRLNFSEVNTTVFFPRAAGDSDYAYSLKDYFDLEPIDDLPPVTVITHIEPQQSGQILVRGVTSDNYDVKQVKVNEQPVRPTATNFQEWEIVLPVPESGNLRLVTSAEDMKGNQEMLPHQVNYSHKSSQADHLLSEK